In the Arthrobacter sp. 31Y genome, one interval contains:
- the ruvX gene encoding Holliday junction resolvase RuvX: MDSSTDSGVYPQGIKLGVDVGTVRVGLAICDPDAILATPFKTVGRDTKKNSDVRAVVKHAVELAAVQIFVGLPRTMKGEERASAQMAMDYADLLTSELLRVGLDVPVNLVDERLSTVTAHRNLHEAGMSSKNHRKVVDQVAAAGILQHAIDMQKARGTDVGRRVQAPVQSERPSSAPTLRAASGSETDSSKRGLQL; encoded by the coding sequence GTGGATTCCAGTACTGACAGTGGCGTCTACCCCCAGGGCATCAAGCTGGGGGTAGACGTCGGTACCGTCCGGGTGGGTCTGGCCATCTGCGATCCGGACGCGATCCTGGCGACACCGTTCAAGACGGTAGGGCGGGACACCAAGAAAAACTCCGATGTGCGTGCTGTGGTTAAGCACGCTGTTGAATTGGCGGCGGTGCAGATTTTCGTCGGTCTTCCCCGCACCATGAAGGGCGAAGAGCGGGCGTCCGCGCAGATGGCCATGGACTATGCGGACCTCCTCACCAGCGAGCTTCTGCGCGTCGGTTTGGACGTTCCCGTGAACCTCGTGGACGAGCGACTTTCAACTGTTACGGCACACCGCAACCTGCACGAAGCTGGCATGAGCAGCAAGAACCACCGTAAAGTGGTTGATCAGGTTGCCGCTGCCGGAATACTGCAGCACGCAATCGACATGCAAAAAGCCAGAGGAACGGACGTTGGCCGCCGAGTGCAGGCACCGGTGCAGTCCGAAAGACCCAGCAGTGCCCCAACGCTGCGGGCTGCCTCCGGCAGTGAAACCGATTCTTCTAAGAGGGGACTGCAACTGTGA
- the mltG gene encoding endolytic transglycosylase MltG has protein sequence MSPVNNDPSSGTAGGGMPLTRKELRARERFLATQNHNVVPVPEATPGEAAPSADGEPELPRPVPAVQPAPVAPPTPVAPPAPVAPPTPVAPPTPAVPPAQPEVPVDGADEATLHVNEEQGEPVGRLQDPHQPDVHEPDVPEQDGQTRGPAASEHSLVEHPVVEHDGIGHGDTSGDHIHPDDVHQGEIGHEFVSAGHPETSADGHEYVEHDAHYHQLDIHEELHNDVLLHDEHPHDLIAPVASPASKAAAKKARRRRRVVALLITLGVFVAAIAIGAQFLKPLLGMDKVTDYPGPGTGSVIITVPEGSGPKAVANDLVANRVVADSDAFVKEFLNEGGELSPGAFTFRTEMKNSDAVAVLVNKDASKVMYFALSAGLRINESLEAISKGSGIPLQELNALNQAPGQFGVPAKAKNLEGFLAPGEYRFELGTSAKDIIQKLVTTTVDELKAQGVTDPAKQYDTVTIASIVQAEGGQADYGNVAGAIYNRLKPNNIETSGLIQSDATVTYGLGKKSFHLTEEEKADKSNAYNTYANVGLPVGPIGSPGKTAIDAAAKPTQNEYLYWVTINLDTKETKFSKTLAEHNTYVEQYNAWCAANAGRCV, from the coding sequence GTGAGCCCGGTCAACAACGACCCCTCCAGCGGTACCGCCGGCGGCGGTATGCCGCTCACCCGCAAAGAGCTGCGGGCGCGTGAACGATTCCTCGCCACGCAGAACCACAATGTGGTGCCCGTTCCCGAAGCGACCCCGGGGGAGGCGGCTCCCTCGGCGGATGGCGAGCCGGAATTGCCCCGACCAGTCCCTGCGGTTCAACCAGCCCCCGTTGCGCCGCCTACGCCGGTGGCGCCACCTGCGCCGGTGGCACCGCCCACGCCCGTGGCACCCCCCACACCCGCAGTGCCTCCGGCGCAGCCCGAGGTACCGGTTGATGGTGCTGATGAGGCCACGCTTCACGTGAATGAAGAGCAAGGTGAACCGGTAGGCCGCCTTCAGGACCCCCATCAACCAGACGTTCATGAGCCAGACGTGCCTGAGCAAGACGGCCAAACCCGGGGGCCCGCCGCCAGTGAGCATTCTCTCGTTGAGCATCCTGTCGTTGAACACGACGGGATTGGTCATGGAGACACCTCCGGCGATCACATCCACCCCGATGACGTCCATCAGGGTGAGATAGGACACGAATTTGTTTCCGCAGGACATCCCGAGACGTCGGCTGACGGCCATGAATACGTGGAGCACGACGCCCACTACCACCAGCTCGACATCCATGAAGAACTCCACAATGACGTTCTTCTTCATGATGAGCATCCCCACGATCTGATTGCCCCTGTTGCGAGTCCGGCGTCCAAGGCGGCCGCGAAGAAGGCGCGCCGCCGCCGTCGTGTAGTGGCCCTTCTGATCACGCTGGGTGTCTTCGTCGCCGCCATCGCCATTGGTGCGCAGTTCCTGAAACCCTTGCTGGGCATGGACAAAGTAACTGACTACCCGGGTCCAGGCACGGGCTCTGTAATCATCACGGTGCCCGAGGGGTCCGGTCCCAAGGCTGTAGCCAACGATCTCGTTGCGAATCGCGTGGTGGCTGATTCGGATGCTTTCGTCAAGGAGTTCCTCAACGAAGGCGGCGAACTTTCGCCGGGAGCCTTCACTTTCCGCACCGAGATGAAGAATTCGGATGCCGTGGCGGTTCTGGTGAACAAGGACGCATCCAAGGTCATGTACTTTGCGCTGAGCGCGGGCCTGCGTATCAACGAATCGTTGGAGGCCATCTCCAAGGGTTCGGGCATTCCACTGCAGGAGCTCAACGCCCTGAACCAGGCACCGGGGCAGTTCGGTGTTCCGGCCAAGGCCAAGAACCTGGAAGGCTTCCTCGCCCCGGGCGAGTATCGGTTCGAGCTCGGTACCTCCGCCAAGGACATCATCCAGAAGTTGGTGACCACCACCGTCGATGAACTCAAGGCCCAGGGTGTCACCGACCCCGCCAAGCAATACGACACCGTAACCATCGCCAGCATTGTTCAGGCGGAAGGCGGGCAGGCGGACTACGGAAACGTGGCTGGAGCAATTTACAACAGGCTGAAGCCCAACAACATTGAGACCAGTGGACTGATCCAGTCCGATGCCACCGTGACGTATGGCCTGGGCAAGAAGTCGTTCCACCTCACTGAGGAAGAAAAGGCCGATAAGTCCAACGCCTACAACACCTACGCCAACGTGGGGCTGCCGGTAGGGCCCATTGGCTCGCCAGGCAAAACGGCCATTGATGCCGCAGCAAAACCGACGCAGAACGAGTACCTCTACTGGGTGACCATCAACCTGGACACCAAGGAGACCAAGTTCTCCAAGACGTTGGCTGAGCACAACACCTACGTTGAGCAATACAATGCGTGGTGCGCGGCCAACGCAGGACGGTGTGTGTGA
- a CDS encoding shikimate dehydrogenase family protein, translated as MSRRAAVLGHPISHSKSPALHSAAYAKLGVDIDYSAIDVTVDGLPSFMDTLRGDESWCGLSVTMPLKSAMVKEVDEVRGAGAHLGVINTVVFEHDAGRVRRVGYNTDVAGIVEAVRYAGVVAAPHVAILGGGGTSAAAVAAAQELGARHVDVFVRDAARAGDAQAAAAAVGISLTVRPLIEAATAVAGTDLVISTFPPRAADALAEELAALPGTGAGVLLDVAYDPWPSRLAEVWHGHGGAVVPGLEMLMYQAAEQIRRFSGCDVHAAVIDVMCDSVGLPRRVF; from the coding sequence GTGAGTCGTCGTGCCGCAGTCCTGGGGCACCCGATTTCACATTCGAAGTCTCCGGCACTGCACTCTGCTGCCTATGCCAAGTTAGGTGTGGACATCGACTACTCGGCGATCGATGTCACGGTGGACGGGCTTCCTTCCTTCATGGACACGCTCCGTGGCGATGAGTCCTGGTGCGGCCTTTCGGTGACCATGCCCTTGAAGTCGGCCATGGTCAAGGAAGTGGATGAAGTCCGCGGCGCCGGCGCCCACCTCGGCGTCATCAACACGGTCGTTTTCGAGCACGACGCCGGGCGGGTGCGCCGGGTGGGCTACAACACTGATGTGGCTGGCATTGTCGAAGCAGTCCGCTACGCGGGTGTGGTTGCCGCACCCCATGTGGCCATCCTTGGTGGAGGCGGCACGTCGGCTGCGGCCGTCGCCGCTGCGCAGGAACTCGGCGCCCGCCACGTCGACGTTTTCGTTCGTGACGCCGCCCGTGCCGGTGATGCACAAGCCGCCGCAGCCGCCGTCGGAATTTCCCTTACCGTCCGGCCGCTGATAGAAGCAGCGACCGCAGTGGCCGGGACGGATCTGGTGATCTCCACATTTCCTCCACGCGCCGCCGATGCCTTGGCCGAGGAGCTGGCAGCGCTGCCGGGTACGGGAGCCGGTGTCCTGTTGGACGTCGCCTACGATCCTTGGCCCAGCCGGCTGGCGGAAGTGTGGCACGGCCACGGGGGAGCAGTGGTCCCGGGTCTGGAGATGCTGATGTACCAGGCGGCCGAGCAGATCAGGCGCTTCAGCGGCTGTGATGTCCACGCCGCCGTCATAGATGTGATGTGCGACTCAGTCGGGCTTCCCCGGCGAGTGTTCTAG
- a CDS encoding DUF948 domain-containing protein → MSGGDIAGLIAAGVFALLVLLLAVPILKLGGVFDEVRTSIRSLSDGATPLMDEVTATVTTTNEQLKKVDGIASNVSDASANVSALSSLVAATVGSPLIKVAAFSYGVRSAFAGRRTPSSGRRSR, encoded by the coding sequence ATGTCTGGTGGCGACATCGCCGGCCTCATCGCAGCAGGAGTGTTCGCGCTCCTCGTCCTGCTTTTGGCTGTGCCCATTTTGAAGTTGGGTGGCGTTTTTGACGAAGTGCGGACCTCCATCCGTTCCCTCAGCGACGGCGCCACGCCCCTGATGGATGAAGTGACAGCAACCGTCACCACCACCAACGAACAGCTGAAGAAGGTTGACGGAATCGCCTCCAACGTCTCCGACGCCTCGGCCAACGTCTCCGCGTTGTCCTCTCTTGTTGCGGCGACGGTGGGCTCCCCGTTGATCAAGGTGGCAGCCTTCAGCTATGGCGTGCGTTCTGCGTTCGCTGGACGCCGCACACCTTCTTCCGGCCGCCGCAGCCGCTGA
- the alaS gene encoding alanine--tRNA ligase has protein sequence MKSQEITKRWVDFFVNKGHTAVPSASLVSSDPSLLFTVAGMVPFIPYLTAREEPPYSRATSVQKCIRTGDIEEVGKTARHGTFFQMCGNFSFGDYFKEDAIKFAFELLTTSVDDGGYGLPAERLWVTVYEEDDEAKELWLKNTGIPAERIQRMGKADNYWSTGQPGPAGPCSEIYYDRGPAYGIEGGPLADETRYIEIWNLVFMQYQIENVRSKVDFDIVGELPQKNIDTGLGMERLAMILQGVENMYETDQVRPVIDKAAELSGREYTSAESPEDPHHTDDVRMRVVGDHIRSALMLIADGVAPSNEGRGYVLRRLIRRAVRAMRLLGVEKACLPDLLPASRDAMKGVYPVVETDFARISRIAYAEEKAFLRTIASGTARLEDAVAESKAAGVALSGADAFALHDTYGFPIDLTLEMAEEAGLKVDEAGFRALMLEQRQRAQADAKGKKGGHADLSAYQELLGKGETVFTGYDELEGEAKVRGIVSGGRPVAHASTGDEIELVLNETPFYAEAGGQSADTGLITGDGFVVEVVDVQRPIKGLSVHKAIVREGEIASDALVRAAVDRERRHAAEQAHTGTHIVHAALHQILGPEATQRGSYNKAGYLRFDFAWGEGLSTATRSEIEEVSNIAIRNNFRVDTKVMGLAEAKELGAMALFGENYGSEVRVVEIDGAWSRELCGGTHVANTSLIGSLSLLGEQSVGSGNRRVEAFVGLDAFRHLAAERALVSELTDLLKVPSGQLADRISSTLNKLKAAEKELDRLRKEQLAAAAANLVGTAKDAAGVRVVAHDAGQVGGADDLRNLALDLRNRLGSEASTVAVAGVSNDRPVILIATNEAARAAGVKAGVLVRLAAGILGGGGGGKDDVAQGGGTDAGKVSEALTAVVDAIAKR, from the coding sequence ATGAAGTCGCAGGAGATCACCAAGCGCTGGGTGGACTTTTTTGTCAATAAGGGTCACACCGCCGTTCCCTCCGCGTCGCTCGTTTCCAGCGACCCGTCACTTCTCTTCACTGTGGCCGGAATGGTGCCCTTCATTCCGTACCTGACCGCGCGCGAAGAGCCGCCCTACAGCCGGGCAACGAGTGTCCAGAAGTGCATCCGCACCGGAGACATCGAAGAAGTGGGCAAGACAGCCCGCCACGGCACGTTCTTCCAGATGTGCGGCAACTTTTCCTTTGGAGATTACTTCAAGGAAGACGCCATCAAGTTTGCTTTCGAGCTGCTCACCACGAGCGTTGACGACGGCGGTTACGGACTTCCGGCTGAACGCCTGTGGGTGACGGTCTACGAAGAGGACGACGAAGCCAAGGAGCTGTGGCTCAAGAACACCGGCATTCCCGCTGAGCGAATCCAGCGCATGGGCAAGGCTGACAACTACTGGTCCACCGGCCAGCCCGGCCCCGCCGGTCCCTGCTCCGAGATCTACTATGACCGCGGCCCCGCCTACGGCATTGAAGGCGGCCCCCTGGCCGACGAAACCCGCTACATCGAAATCTGGAACCTTGTGTTCATGCAGTACCAGATCGAGAACGTCCGCTCCAAGGTGGACTTCGACATCGTGGGTGAACTGCCGCAGAAGAACATCGACACCGGCCTGGGCATGGAGCGTCTTGCCATGATCCTCCAGGGTGTCGAAAACATGTACGAGACCGATCAGGTCCGTCCTGTGATCGATAAGGCAGCTGAATTATCCGGCCGCGAGTACACCTCGGCCGAGTCCCCGGAAGACCCGCACCACACGGACGATGTCCGCATGCGCGTTGTCGGCGACCACATTCGTTCTGCCTTGATGCTCATTGCTGATGGCGTTGCGCCGTCCAATGAGGGCCGTGGCTATGTGCTGCGCCGCCTCATCCGACGCGCTGTCCGCGCCATGCGCCTGCTCGGCGTCGAGAAGGCATGCCTGCCGGACCTGCTTCCCGCATCCCGCGACGCCATGAAGGGTGTCTACCCGGTGGTGGAGACCGACTTTGCCCGTATCAGCCGGATTGCCTACGCCGAAGAGAAGGCATTCCTGCGCACCATTGCTTCCGGTACGGCCCGCCTGGAAGATGCTGTAGCCGAGTCAAAGGCTGCCGGCGTTGCCCTTTCCGGCGCAGACGCCTTCGCCTTGCACGACACTTACGGCTTCCCGATTGATCTGACCCTGGAAATGGCAGAAGAAGCCGGCCTCAAGGTGGACGAGGCAGGCTTCCGCGCTCTCATGCTGGAGCAACGCCAGCGTGCCCAGGCTGATGCCAAGGGCAAGAAGGGTGGCCACGCCGACCTCAGCGCCTACCAGGAGCTTCTGGGCAAGGGCGAGACCGTCTTCACCGGATACGACGAACTTGAGGGCGAAGCAAAGGTCCGCGGCATCGTCAGCGGCGGCCGGCCGGTAGCGCATGCCTCCACAGGCGACGAAATCGAGTTGGTCCTCAATGAAACCCCGTTCTATGCAGAAGCTGGCGGTCAGTCCGCTGACACCGGCCTCATCACCGGCGACGGTTTCGTAGTTGAGGTTGTGGACGTTCAGCGTCCCATCAAGGGCCTCAGCGTTCACAAGGCGATTGTCCGCGAAGGTGAGATCGCTTCCGACGCATTGGTGCGCGCCGCCGTCGACCGTGAACGTCGTCATGCCGCCGAGCAGGCCCACACCGGCACGCACATTGTGCATGCTGCGTTGCACCAGATCCTCGGCCCGGAAGCCACTCAGCGAGGTTCATACAACAAGGCCGGATACCTTCGCTTTGACTTTGCCTGGGGCGAAGGCCTCAGCACTGCTACCCGCTCCGAAATCGAAGAGGTCTCCAACATCGCCATCCGGAACAACTTCCGGGTGGACACCAAGGTGATGGGGCTAGCCGAGGCCAAGGAGCTGGGCGCCATGGCGCTCTTCGGCGAAAACTACGGCAGCGAAGTGCGCGTGGTGGAGATCGACGGCGCGTGGTCCCGCGAGTTGTGCGGTGGCACCCACGTGGCCAACACGTCCCTGATCGGCAGCCTCTCCCTGTTGGGCGAACAGTCTGTTGGCTCGGGAAACCGCCGTGTTGAGGCCTTCGTAGGCCTGGATGCCTTCCGTCACCTGGCAGCCGAGCGGGCCCTGGTTTCAGAACTCACGGATCTTTTGAAAGTTCCGTCCGGACAACTTGCTGACCGGATCTCCAGCACCCTGAACAAGCTCAAGGCCGCAGAGAAAGAACTTGATCGCCTCCGCAAGGAGCAGCTCGCAGCAGCGGCCGCCAACTTGGTGGGTACCGCCAAGGACGCTGCGGGTGTTCGGGTTGTAGCCCACGACGCCGGCCAGGTGGGAGGTGCTGATGATCTGCGCAACCTTGCCCTCGATCTCCGTAACCGCCTCGGCTCGGAAGCCTCCACTGTGGCTGTTGCGGGTGTCAGCAATGACCGTCCCGTCATACTGATCGCCACCAACGAAGCTGCCCGCGCAGCAGGCGTCAAGGCCGGAGTGCTGGTGCGTTTGGCTGCGGGGATCCTCGGTGGCGGCGGTGGCGGCAAGGACGACGTCGCCCAAGGCGGCGGCACCGACGCTGGGAAGGTCTCTGAGGCCCTCACAGCGGTGGTGGATGCGATTGCCAAGCGCTGA
- the rpsD gene encoding 30S ribosomal protein S4 — translation MANNTRARRTARLSRALGIALTPKAAKYMERRPYGPGEHGRARKKQDSDYAVRLREKQRLRAQYGIREAQMTRAFEEARRTKGLTGENLVELLEMRLDALVLRAGFARTIAQARQLVVHRHIMVDGIRVDRPSFRVGEGQLIHVHSRSEVMPPFQVAAAGAHVLNNVPAYLDVKIDALQARLVRRPKRSEVPVICEEQLVVEFYAR, via the coding sequence GTGGCTAACAACACTCGTGCTCGCCGTACCGCACGCCTTTCGCGTGCACTCGGCATTGCTCTGACCCCCAAGGCCGCCAAGTACATGGAGCGCCGCCCGTACGGCCCCGGCGAGCATGGCCGTGCCCGCAAGAAGCAGGACTCCGACTACGCCGTACGTCTGCGCGAAAAGCAGCGTCTGCGCGCCCAGTACGGCATCCGTGAAGCACAGATGACCCGTGCCTTCGAAGAAGCACGCCGCACCAAGGGCCTGACCGGTGAGAACCTGGTTGAGCTCCTCGAAATGCGTCTGGATGCCCTCGTGCTCCGTGCAGGCTTCGCCCGCACCATCGCACAGGCCCGCCAGCTGGTTGTTCACCGCCACATCATGGTTGACGGCATCCGCGTGGACCGCCCGTCCTTCCGCGTTGGCGAAGGTCAGCTCATCCACGTTCACAGCCGCTCCGAGGTAATGCCCCCGTTCCAGGTGGCAGCCGCTGGTGCACACGTGCTCAACAACGTGCCGGCATACCTGGACGTCAAGATCGACGCCCTTCAGGCTCGCCTGGTTCGCCGCCCGAAGCGCTCCGAGGTCCCCGTGATCTGCGAAGAGCAGCTCGTCGTCGAATTCTACGCACGCTAA